A stretch of DNA from Patescibacteria group bacterium:
TATCTGGCTTGAATCAACTCCAGCCGGAATAAAAAATTTAATATCTCCTTCCCCTCTTATCCTTCCTTCTCCTTTACAAACATTACAAGGAGTCTCTGGTCTTTGACCTTCTCCTTTACATTCAGGACAAATAATAAATCTAGTAAAAGATCCAAAAAATGTTCTTTTGACTTGCTGAACTTGACCTGTTCCTCGACAAGAAAAACATTCCTTGATTTTAGTCCCTGGCTCTCCCCCTTTACCCTGACAACGAGAGCATAAAATCATTTTAGTTAAAGAAATTTGTTTTTCCTGATTCTTTAAAGTTTCTTCTAAGGGAATTTCAAGAATAATTTTAATATCCCTTCCTCTTTTTAAATCTTTTTTTCTTGTTGGAGCACCGAACCCAAAAATTTCCTCAACCATTTCGCTTAAATCTCCGAGGTCTCCAAAATCAAACCCCCAGCCAGAGGCTGGTCCGCCTTGGGCGGAAAAATCCCCCTTAGGTCTTCCCCAGGCCCAGGTAAAATCAAAACCTGGCCCAAATCCTTTTCCTTCGAAAACTCGACCAAATCTGTCATACTGGGTTCTTTTTTCTCTATCTGAAAGAATCTGGTAGGCCTCATTTATTTCTTTGAAACGCTTCCCATCCCCTCCTTTATCTGGATGATATTTATGAGCCAACTTATAATAGGCCTTCTTGATTTCTTCTGGCGAGGCTTTACGAGAAACACCCAAAATTTTGTAATAATCCTTTTGCATTTTAAAATGAGTTTATTTTTCTTTAAATTCTCCTTCCTCAGCTGTAGGTTCATCTTCTTTTGGTTTTTCTTTCGGTTTTTCAGGGCTGGCTTTTTTGTACATCTCAGCTCCAATTTTTTGAATTGCCTGAGATAATTCTTGGGTCTTATTTTTTATTTCCTCTATATTATCACCTTCTTTTACTCCTTTCAAATCTTTAACTTTTTCCTCAACTTCCTTTTTTGTCTCTGAAGAAATTTTATCTCCGGCCTCTTTCAGGGTCCTTTCGGTGGTATAGATTAAATTATCAGCCAAGTTTTTAGCTTCGCTTAATTCTCGCTTTTTACGATCTTCTTTTGCATGTAATTCTGCTTCTTTTTTCATTTTCTCTATCTCTTCTTTTGATAAACCTATTGATCCCTCAATTCTAATCGACTGAGAGCGAGAGGTTCCCTTATCTTTGGCTGTAACAGTTAAAATTCCATTAGCATCAATATCAAATTTCACTTCAACTTGGGGAATTCCTCTTGGAGCAGGCGGAATTCCATCTAAAATAAACCTTCCCAATGACCTATTATTAGTTGCCATTGACCTTTCCCCTTGCAAAACATTTACTTCAACCGATGTCTGACTATCAGCTGCAGTTGAAAATATTTGAGTTTTTGCTGTAGGAATAGTGGTATTTTTGGAAATCATGGCTGTATTTATTCCACCCAAGGTCTCAATTCCAAGAGAAAGCGGTAAAACATCCAACAAAAGAACACTCTTTATTTCTCCTTCTGGCGCTCTTCCCTCTTCCTTTGCTCTCAAAATCTCTCCCTGAATAGCTGCTCCCATTGCCACTACTTCTTCAGGATTAATAGTTTTGTTAGGCTCTTTGCCAAAAAAATTCTTAACCGCCTCTCTAACAGCTGGAGTTAAAGTTGTACCTCCAACCAAAATAACTTCATCGATGTCGTCTTTACTTAATTTTGCCTCTTTTAAGGTTTTTTTCACTCTTTCAATTGATCTTTCAACCAAATCTCGGGTCTGGTTCTCCAGCTGAGCCCTTTTCAATTTATAATACAAATGCTTTGGCCCCGAAGTATCTGAGGAAATAAATGGGAGGTTAATTTCTGTTTCTATTGCCGAAGATAATTCTATTTTCGCATTTTCGGCTGCCTCTTTTAATCTTTGTAAAGCCAAGGGGTCTTTTGATAAATCAATTCCTTGATCTTTTTTAAATTGCCCAACTATCCAGTCAATTATTCTCTGGTCAAAGTCATTTCCCCCTAAATGAGCCTCTCCGCCGGTAGCTAAAACTTCAACTGTATCTGGAGCCACATTCAAAATTGTCACATCAAAAGTTCCTCCTCCAAAGTCATAAACAACAACTTTTTCTGGCTTTTTCTTTCCCAATCCATAAGTCAGAGCAGCTGCCGTAGGCTCATTAATAACTCTCAAAACTTTAAATCCGGCAATTTCTCCGGCTGTTTTAGTTGTTTTTCTTTGGGAGTCATCGAAATTTGCTGGACAAGTAATAACAGCTGTTTCCACTTTCTCGCCTAATTTTTCTTCTGCATCTAATTTTATTTTTTGTAAAATCATTGAGGAAATTTCAATCGCTGTGTGCCATTTATCACCCATTTTTATCTCAACCCCACCATCTGCCCTTGCTCTTGTCTCGTAGGGTAAGCGTTTTAGCTCTTTTTGAACTTCGGGGTCAGAGTGTCTTCTACCAATAAACCTTTTTACTGCGAAAATAGTATTTTTGGGATTGGTAATTGCTTGCCTTTTGGCTAAAATCCCAACAAGCCTTTCTCCATTTTTTGCCAATGCCACAATTGAGGGTATCAGAATTGAACCCTCTCTACTTTCTATACATTTTGGCTCACCTGCTAAGATGGTGGCCATCTTTGAAATTGAGGTCCCTAAATCAATACCTAGTACTTTACTCATAGTTAGTTCGCGGCACGACTCGCTCACTTTGTTCGCTCGTCTAACACCGCTCTTTAAAAACCCTAGGACGGAAGTTTCCGCAGAGCTAAGAACTCTCGCGTCCCTTCGGTTTTTAATATTTTCCTATACGGGAGAGCCGGAAGGTTCTCCCAGACGGGGCTTTCCGACTCAACCCGCTTCGCAGGTTTCGCGGAGAAGCCTCGCGTCTTGGCCGACCCCCTTCCGATATGGGGGTGTTAAATTTTAATTCGACCTTTGAAATTATTTATTAATCAAATCAACAGCGTAGTTAGTAGGTCTACAAATTCCCATATTTGCTGGAATATCAAACTTTTTTCCACTAGGTAACGAAGCCCGTTGAGATATCCTACCACTTGTTACCCCTATAACTTTTCCGCTATCCAGGGAAAATACTGGTGAACCACTTGAGCCTTTATTAATGTGAGTATCGATCATAAAGAAATGTAGCGAGCCATCTTTGCCACGTCTCTTCACTGAACTAATAATACAGTGGTTTGTGTTCATTGTAATCCCAAATTTCATACCTAATAGTACTGTAGCCAAAGGATATCCTATAAAAACAACCTCATCCCCTTCTTTAACTGATTCTGAATCACCGAATCCTTCAATTGTTTCAAAATTATTCTTATCGGAAATTATTTGCATTAAAGCTAAATCGTTCTCTTCGTCTTTGTCTAATAATTTCACTTTGTATCTGTCATAATGCGTTATCCCTTTTTCATCGGTTTTACCCGGCACTGAAACCTCCAGATAACGAAGTTCGTTTTCAGGAATGTTTTTATATACATGCCAACAAGTTAAAAATTTACCATCATGAGAAACTATAAAACCAGTCCCTCTAATACTTACTTTGCCTTGATTTTTCTCTCCAGGTATATAGAGGGCCACTAAAATAATTGGTTTTTTATTTTGTTCTATAATTTGACTGATTTTCATATTATTTACATTATTATTGATTATTTTTTATATCTTCAGGGAAATTTTTTATTTTTTTTGTAATGGATGTTCCCTCAGTGAAAATAAAATAATTATACGTACGATATTCGACTTTTGATTCAGATCTCGATTCAGCTTTCGAAGTGGAATTTGATTGGGGGCTATCTTTTTTAAATAATCTTTTAAAGAAAGTTATTGTCCTTGGCTCTACAAGTATAACTAACAAAATACATAAACCTCCGACGAAAAGATAGGTATAACGATTCCATTCTGAAAATTTAAAATTATTAGTTATTACAACTTTTAGCAAAATCATCCCTATTATTAAAAATGCGATTATTCTTCCTATGATTTTCATTTATTTAACTATTTTTACCTTAGCTGGTCTCAAGACCTTGCCGTGTAACAAATAGCCTTTTTGAACTTCTTCAATGACAATTCCTGAATCTTTGTCTTTTATTTCAACTTCTTCAACTATTTCCTGGAAATTTGGGTCAAATTTTTGCCCAATTGTTTTTATTTCTTCTACTCCCTGACTTTTTAAAAAATCTTTAATTTGGGCCTTAATTTGCAATAATCCTTTTACATTCTCATCATTTTTTAAATTTGCCGGTATCTTTTTTTCAACTATTTCAAAATTATCTAAAATTGACAGGATTTTTAAAATTAAATCTATATTGGTATATTTTAACATTTCTGAAACTCTCTCTATCTCTTCTTTTTTGTAATTCAAAAAGTCAGCCCTAGTTCTCTGCCAACTAGCTAAATATTCATTTTTTAATTTTTGACATTCTTTAAGCTGTTTTTTAAAATCTTCAATATTTAACCTCTTTTTTTCTTTATTTTTAACGCCTAGTTTCTTCTTTTCCTCTTTCATATTCCGTAATTTATAATTCAGATAGAACTATAAAATTAATTGTAATACATTTTCTACAATCGTAGAATTTATACTACATTAATATTCTGCCAATATTTTCATTAATGAGTTAATCAAGCCAATGTTTTTCTGATAAGCCATTCTTTTTGGGCCCAAAATTGCTAAGGTTGCCTTTTTTCTTTTGGGAAATTTACTTTGAGAAATTATTAAACTAAAATCTTTTGATTTTGGGATTGGATTTTCTTTACCAATATAAACTTTTATTTTAGGCAGGTGTCTATTTTCGAAAATAAAATCCTCAATGTTCTTTTCAAAACTCTCAACCATTTCCAAAAAATTTTTAACATATTCAATATTTTCAAATTCAGGCTCATCGAAAGTTTCTTGCCAACCTTCTTTCCAAAAGATTTTCTCATCAAAAAGATAAGAAAGGGCTAAATTGGAAGAAAGGGAGGCTAAAATTTTGGTAATTTCCCGAGAAAACTTCAGAGAATCTTCAATTTGGCGTTCTATTCTTTTAATTTCTTTAAAAAATTCTTTATCAGAAAATTCTAAAAATTCTTCTTTAAATAAACGATCAACAAAAAATCTAAAACCTTTATCAGTAGGGATTCTACCAGCTGAAGTATG
This window harbors:
- a CDS encoding trypsin-like peptidase domain-containing protein, which gives rise to MKISQIIEQNKKPIILVALYIPGEKNQGKVSIRGTGFIVSHDGKFLTCWHVYKNIPENELRYLEVSVPGKTDEKGITHYDRYKVKLLDKDEENDLALMQIISDKNNFETIEGFGDSESVKEGDEVVFIGYPLATVLLGMKFGITMNTNHCIISSVKRRGKDGSLHFFMIDTHINKGSSGSPVFSLDSGKVIGVTSGRISQRASLPSGKKFDIPANMGICRPTNYAVDLINK
- the dnaK gene encoding molecular chaperone DnaK, with translation MSKVLGIDLGTSISKMATILAGEPKCIESREGSILIPSIVALAKNGERLVGILAKRQAITNPKNTIFAVKRFIGRRHSDPEVQKELKRLPYETRARADGGVEIKMGDKWHTAIEISSMILQKIKLDAEEKLGEKVETAVITCPANFDDSQRKTTKTAGEIAGFKVLRVINEPTAAALTYGLGKKKPEKVVVYDFGGGTFDVTILNVAPDTVEVLATGGEAHLGGNDFDQRIIDWIVGQFKKDQGIDLSKDPLALQRLKEAAENAKIELSSAIETEINLPFISSDTSGPKHLYYKLKRAQLENQTRDLVERSIERVKKTLKEAKLSKDDIDEVILVGGTTLTPAVREAVKNFFGKEPNKTINPEEVVAMGAAIQGEILRAKEEGRAPEGEIKSVLLLDVLPLSLGIETLGGINTAMISKNTTIPTAKTQIFSTAADSQTSVEVNVLQGERSMATNNRSLGRFILDGIPPAPRGIPQVEVKFDIDANGILTVTAKDKGTSRSQSIRIEGSIGLSKEEIEKMKKEAELHAKEDRKKRELSEAKNLADNLIYTTERTLKEAGDKISSETKKEVEEKVKDLKGVKEGDNIEEIKNKTQELSQAIQKIGAEMYKKASPEKPKEKPKEDEPTAEEGEFKEK
- the dnaJ gene encoding molecular chaperone DnaJ, which encodes MQKDYYKILGVSRKASPEEIKKAYYKLAHKYHPDKGGDGKRFKEINEAYQILSDREKRTQYDRFGRVFEGKGFGPGFDFTWAWGRPKGDFSAQGGPASGWGFDFGDLGDLSEMVEEIFGFGAPTRKKDLKRGRDIKIILEIPLEETLKNQEKQISLTKMILCSRCQGKGGEPGTKIKECFSCRGTGQVQQVKRTFFGSFTRFIICPECKGEGQRPETPCNVCKGEGRIRGEGDIKFFIPAGVDSSQIIKVEGKGNAGKRGGRPGDLYVRISIKEHPIFKRRGDDLYIKVPISFSQVALGDEIEIETLERKKILLKIPRGAESGKILRISKKGIPRFSGHGRGNLYVELLVKTPRRLTKKQKELLEKLKKEGI
- a CDS encoding nucleotide exchange factor GrpE, which produces MKEEKKKLGVKNKEKKRLNIEDFKKQLKECQKLKNEYLASWQRTRADFLNYKKEEIERVSEMLKYTNIDLILKILSILDNFEIVEKKIPANLKNDENVKGLLQIKAQIKDFLKSQGVEEIKTIGQKFDPNFQEIVEEVEIKDKDSGIVIEEVQKGYLLHGKVLRPAKVKIVK